In one window of Henckelia pumila isolate YLH828 chromosome 1, ASM3356847v2, whole genome shotgun sequence DNA:
- the LOC140878782 gene encoding fumarate hydratase 1, mitochondrial: MFAACRRLSGASTATSCLPDSLRYSAASFRWYSISFREERDTFGLIQVPSDKLWGAQTQRSLQNFEIGGQRERMPEPIIRAFGILKKCAAKVNMEYGLDPSIGNAVMQAAQEVAEGKLSDHFPLVVWQTGSGTQSNMNANEVIANRAAEILGHKRGEKFVHPNDHVNRSQSSNDTFPTVMHIAAAMEINHGLVPKLKQLHTTLHSKTVEFKDIVKIGRTHTQDATPLTLGQEFSGYTTQVKYGIDRVLGTLPRMYQLAQGGTAVGTGLNTKKGFDVKIAAAVAKETNLPFVTAENKFEALAAHDSFVETSGALNTTAVSLMKIANDIRFLGSGPRCGLGELILPENEPGSSIMPGKVNPTQCEALTMVCAQVMGNHVAVTVGGSNGHFELNVFKPVIASNVLHSLRLLGDASVSFEKNCVRGIQANKERISKLLHESLMLVTSLNPKIGYDNAAAVAKKAHKEGSTLKEAALKLGVLKGEEFDSLVVPEKMIGPSD, encoded by the exons ATGTTCGCAGCTTGCCGGAGACTGTCAGGTGCATCCACGGCGACTTCATGTCTGCCGGATTCGCTCCGTTATTCAGCTGCAAGCTTCCGATGGTATTCAATTTCCTTTAGAGAAGAAAGAGACACTTTTGGCCTCATTCAAGTTCCCTCCGACAA ATTATGGGGTGCACAGACTCAAAGATCGTTGCAGAACTTTGAGATTGGAGGTCAGCGAGAAAGAATGCCTGAACCAATTATACGTGCATTTGGGATTCTTAAGAAATGTGCTGCTAAG GTAAACATGGAATATGGACTGGATCCATCCATCGGGAATGCAGTTATGCAAGCTGCACAAGAAGTGGCCGAGGGAAAATTGAGCGATCATTTCCCTTTGGTAGTCTGGCAAACTGGAAGTGGCACTCAGAGTAACATGAATGCCAACGAG GTTATTGCGAATAGAGCAGCTGAAATTCTCGGCCACAAGCGGGGTGAAAAGTTTGTGCATCCAAACGACCATGTGAACAGATCACAGTCTTCTAATGACACCTTTCCAACT GTAATGCACATTGCAGCCGCAATGGAAATAAATCATGGACTAGTACCAAAATTGAAACAGTTGCACACAACACTGCATTCAAAG ACGGTCGAATTCAAAGACATTGTTAAAATTGGTCGGACACACACACAAGATGCCACACCTCTGACACTTGGACAAGAGTTTAGTGGATATACCActcaa GTGAAATATGGAATTGATCGAGTATTAGGCACCCTCCCTCGCATGTATCAG CTTGCACAGGGTGGCACTGCTGTAGGAACTGGTTTGAACACCAAGAAAGG GTTTGATGTAAAGATTGCTGCAGCAGTCGCCAAGGAAACTAATTTGCCATTTGTTACTGCCGAAAATAAATTTGAAGCTCTG GCTGCACATGACAGTTTTGTTGAAACAAGTGGTGCCTTAAATACAACTGCTGTTTCTTTAATGAAGATTGCCAATGATATTCGTTTTTTGGGAAG TGGTCCACGTTGTGGCCTAGGAGAACTCATACTTCCTGAAAATGAACCAGGCAGTAGTATAATGCCG GGAAAGGTTAACCCCACGCAGTGTGAGGCTCTGACAATGGTGTGCGCTCAG GTTATGGGGAATCATGTTGCAGTTACAGTGGGTGGATCAAATGGACATTTTGAACTGAATGTTTTTAAGCCAGTGATTGCTAGCAATGTCTTACAT TCGTTGAGATTGCTTGGGGATGCCTCTGTTTCCTTCGAGAAGAATTGTGTGAGGGGAATTCAAGCCAATAAAGAAAGAATTTCTAAATTGTTACATGAG TCTCTCATGCTTGTCACGTCATTGAACCCC AAAATTGGCTATGATAATGCTGCTGCAGTTGCCAAGAAAGCTCATAAGGAGGGTTCCACCTTGAAG GAAGCTGCCTTGAAACTTGGGGTTCTCAAGGGTGAAGAATTTGATAGTCTAGTAGTACCAGAAAAGATGATTGGCCCCTCTGACTAA
- the LOC140887280 gene encoding B2 protein: protein MDSYHSFWQLGDELRGQSKVLEDHAWLMAASKLAEHTRPKAERRINIDLSKGPAEVRHRENFGFREDNKFESFNFNMLNLDNKFSENVSKSSLTNGIHNMDAVFQNPITSSLRTISGSKYDNINNHKDPYSSNNNKDDGVSINNSADKRFKTLPSAEILPRNKVLGGYIFVCNNDTMQEDLKRQLFGLPPRYRDSVRAITPGLPLFLYNYTTHQLHGIFEATTFGGSNIDPTAWEDKKCKGESRFPAQVRIRIRKLCKPLDEDAFRPVLHHYDGPKFRLELSVPETLDLLDLCEQGDA from the exons ATGGACAGCTATCATAGCTTTTGGCAGTTGGGGGATGAGCTACGAGGACAGTCAAAAGTTTTAGAGGACCATGCATGGCTGATGGCTGCTTCAAAATTGGCTGAGCATACTCGGCCAAAGGCTGAACGAAGAATTAACATAGATCTCTCAAAGGGCCCTGCCGAAGTGAGGCATAGGGAAAATTTTGGGTTTCGGGAAGATAATAAGTTTGAAAGTTTTAATTTCAACATGTTAAACCTGGACAATAAGTTCAGTGAGAATGTAAGCAAAAGCTCCCTGACAAATGGCATCCACAATATGGATGCTGTGTTTCAGAATCCCATCACCAGCTCCCTGAGGACTATATCTGGAAGTAAATACGACAATATCAACAATCACAAGGATCCATATAGCAGCAACAATAACAAGGATGATGGTGTGAGTATTAACAATTCTGCCGACAAAAGGTTTAAGACTTTGCCGTCTGCAGAAATACTTCCCAGGAATAAGGTTTTGGGTGGATATATCTTTGTCTGCAACAATGATACAATGCAGGAAGATTTGAAGCGACAACTCTTTG GTCTTCCACCAAGATATCGAGATTCTGTGAGAGCAATAACCCCTGGCTTACCTCTATTCCTCTACAATTATACCACTCATCAGTTGCATGGCATTTTTGAG GCAACAACTTTTGGGGGCTCCAACATTGATCCCACTGCATGGGAAGATAAAAAATGCAAAGGCGAGTCAAGGTTTCCTGCACAG GTAAGAATTCGTATCAGGAAACTCTGCAAACCTTTGGATGAAGATGCTTTTAGGCCCGTCCTCCATCATTATGATGGTCCTAAGTTTCGTCTTGAGCTATCTGTACCTGAG ACCTTGGATTTGTTAGATCTCTGTGAGCAAGGCGATGCATAA